The Chordicoccus furentiruminis DNA window GCGATTTTTCTGACTGTTGCGTCGGCCGTCGTGTCGTGGCTGATTTCCGTCAGAGTGTATGAGAGAAAGGAGCTGTCATAAGGCGCCCCGCCGGCAATAAGGAACTGGAGATATTTGCGGCGCAGGCAGGGAGAGGTCAGTGAAAGAATGGCAGCGGAAGCGGAACAGGCGGCTGCGGGGGCGTGAAAAGACGGCAGAGCGGAAACGATTCGGAAGGAAGAAGAAAGAAACGGGAACAGTAGTTGCAGAAGATGCGGCTGACGGGAGCGAAACGGATTGCAGCAGAAAGGATTGCAGCGGAAAGGATGTTGTGCGGCGGAACATGAAAAGGATTCTGACTGTATCGGAGGTGCTGAAGGCGAAATACGGAGTCAAGGTCTACCGGCTGTCGCTGCAGTCTGGATGCACCTGTCCGAATCGGGACGGAACAGTCGGAACGGGTGGGTGCACGTTCTGTTCGGCGGGAGGATCCGGTGACTTTGCCGCGCCGATGCTTCCCGTTGAAGAGCAGATCCGGCTGGCCAGAAAGCTGGTGGACGGCAAGATCCCCGCGTCTGTTCCGATGGAGCGGAGAAAGTACATCGCGTATTTCCAGTCGTATACCAACACCTACGGGAATACCGCGTATCTGGAAAATTTGTTCCGGGAAGCCCTGATGAGGCCGGAGATCGTGATCCTGTCGGTCGGTACCCGTCCGGATTGTCTGGAAGACGAGAAAATTGATATGCTGCGGCGGCTTCAGGAGGAATCCGGCAAGCCGGTCTGGGTGGAACTCGGGCTTCAGACGATTCATGAGCGGACAGCGGCTCGGATCCGCAGGGGATATCCGCTGCCGGTTTTTGAGGATGCGGTGCGGCGGCTGAAGGCAGCCGGACTGACCGTCATCGTTCATGTGATTCTCGGTCTGCCGGGGGAAAGCCGGGAAGATATGCTGGATACGGTGCGGTATCTGGCGGGGCTGGGCAGAGACCGAACGGACTGTGGAGACGGAGAAGCAAGAGAGCAGGTATTTTCTGAGCACGACGGTCAGGATGAGAAGAAAGCTGCTGAGCACGGCGGCCGGCCGGCACAGGGACGGATAGACGGAATCAAGCTCCAGATGCTTCATATCCTGAAAGGGACAAGGATGGCGGAGGAATACGAAGCGGATCCGTTTCCGGTGATGTCACTGGATGAATACAGCGATCTGATCGCAGACTGTGTCCGGATTCTTCCGGAGCATATGGTCATCCACCGCCTCACCGGAGACGGACCGAAACGACTCCTGATTGCACCGCTCTGGTCAGCGGACAAGAAAAGGGTGCTTAATACCATCCGGAGAAAGTTACAGCAGGTTCAGCAGGGCCGTCTTCATCATTGATTTCGCTTCCGCACGGCTGCGGGAGGGGTGCGCTTCATAGATTTTCCGGTCTTCGGCGAAGAAGCTCGGCGTGTAGTAATAATCATACCGGCCGGCTGTTTCGGCATCCGCGACTTCATCGATTTCGCGGATGTCGACGGACTGCATTTCGGGTATCTCATCTCTTAGTTCCTTCAGAATGCCGCGCATCTGAGCGCAGTAAGGGCAGCCCGGGTAGACAAATTCTGTGATCGTCATTTCAATCCTCCTTCTGCAATACGGTGGCGGGCGGCAGAAGAACTGACAGCAGGTCAGAATCTGCTCCCATTATCGCTTTCATGACCAGATTCATACGAAATGATTATACATCGGACCGGAGCAGGTAAGGAACAGGAAAAAATCAGGCGGACGAATGGTGAGAACAGGGAAGCGGGAGGAGGATCTTTTTCCGCTTCCCTGTTTACAGGAGAAGAGCAAGCCGGAAGGCGGATAAAGAACAGCTTCGGAAAACGGAACCGGAGAAACAGGAAAATGAGAGGAATCCGCGCGTCAGGTCGTGACAGGAGAGGCGTGCGGATTTATAATTATGCAAAATTATGTATACGGACCTTCAGGTGAGGAGGTCGGACGGAGGCCGGAAACGGAGGCGTACCGCACAACGTATACGGACAACCGGGAGGGGGACGCGATATGACGGGAGCACAGTTTCTGATGCTGGCGGCGATGGGCATCTATCTGATTGCGATGATGGGCATCGGAGTCAGGCTGTCGAAGAAAAACGAGACGGTCGGCGATTTCTATCTGGGAGGCCGGAAGCTCGGGCCGCTGGTCACGGCGATGAGCGCCGAGGCTTCGGATATGAGCAGTTATCTGCTGATGGGTCTGCCGGGACTGGCATACCTCACAGGCACTGCGGATGTGGGGTGGACGGTAATCGGGCTGGCCTGCGGTACGTATCTCAACTGGCTGCTGGTCGCGAAGAAGCTGCGCCGCTACACGGAGCGGACGAACTCGATTACGCTGCCGGAGTTTTTCTCCAACCGGTACGGTGATACAAAGCATGTACTGACCTTTCTGGCAGCGGTCTGGATCATCATTTTTTTCGTTCCCTATACGGCGTCCGGATTTGCGGCCTGCGGGAAGCTTTTTCATTCGCTGTTCGGAGTGGATTATCATCTCGCGATGATCATCAGCGCGATCGTCATCATGTTCTATACGACATCCGGCGGATTTCTTGCCGCGTCGCTCACGGATTTTATTCAGTCCATCATCATGACGATTGCACTGCTGGCGGTGCTTGGTTTCGGTATCTGGTCGGCCGGCGGCTGGGATCAGGTCGTCGCCCGCGCGCAGGAGCTGCCCGGCTACCTCAGCTTTACACAGTCCTATAATCCGGTTACAGGCAAGGCCGGCACGTACACGGCGCTGACGGTTGTCTCCACGCTGGCATGGGGACTCGGCTACTTCGGCATGCCGCACATCCAGCTCCGGTTTATGGCGATCGAGAGCGAGGATAAGATCGCGCTTTCACGCCGTGTGGCGACGGTCTGGGTCGTGATCTCGATGGCAGTGGCCGTTCTCATCGGACTGGTCGGCCATGCGATGACGGAAGCGGGAGTGATCGCGTCGCTTTCGGGAAATGCATCCGAAACCGTGATCGTACGGATTTCCGATGTTCTCTCCCGGCACGGCATACTCGCGGCGGTGACCGCGGGCGTGGTGCTTTCGGGTATACTCGCGTCCACGATGTCCACCTCGGATTCGCAGCTGCTGGCCGCGTCCTCTTCGGTTTCCAATGACATTCTGATCCGCTGCCTGCACGCGAAGATCGAGGAGAAGAAGCTTCTTCTGATCTCCCGGATTTCGCTGCTTATCATCGCGCTGGTCGGCGTGGGGATCGCCTGGAATCCGGACAGCTCGGTGTTCGGCATCGTCTCGTTTGCGTGGGCCGGCTTCGGCGCTTCCTTCGGTCCTGTGATGCTGCTGGCTCTGTTCTGGCGCAGATCGAACCGGTACGGAGCGCTCGCGGGGATGGCGACCGGCGGCCTGATGATTTTTATCTGGAAATACTGTGTCCGTCCGCTGGGCGGCAGCTTCGACATCTACGAGCTTCTGCCGGCGTTTGTGCTGGCGATCGTCGTGAACGTCATCGTCTCGCTTGCGACGCCGGCTCCGGAGGAGGCAGTGACGAAGGTGTTTGATGAAGTGAAGGGCTGAAGCCGCAGGAGACGAAGAACTGACTGAGGCCGGCGGAACGGAGCCGGTAAGAGGCACCGGCGATACGGCAGCCGGTTCGATGGGGAAACAGGGCCGAAGCCGGAAGCCGGCAGCGGCCATAGACGGAGGGGAGCGGAAAAACGATGGCAATGAGTCTGGCGCTCATGAAGAATCTGATCTCGATGATGCTGATGGTTGTGACGGGATTCGGCATCGTGCGGGTGCATTTTCTGAAAAGCGCGGACGCGGGACCGCTGACGAAGCTGACGGCGTATGTGCTGACGCCGTGCCTGATTCTGCAGGCGTTCCAGCGGGACATCACGCCGGAGCAGAAGGTCGGATTCTTCGCGGCGGTGGCGGTTTCCGCTCTGATTTTCGCTCTGTTTATTCTGATCGCGGGCTTGCTCCGGCGGACCGGACGGATCGACGCCATCGATGAGGCGACGCTGATCTACATGAACTGCGGGAATCTGATCATGCCGCTGGTGCAGCTGACGCTGGGAGAGGAGATGGTCTTCTACAGCTGCGCGATACAGGTTCTGTTCAATCTGCTGGCATGGAGCCACGGGCAGTCGCTCTTTATCGGCGGAGGACGGCTCCGTCCGGCAAGGCTGCTGCTTAATCCGAACGTGCTCGCGATCCTGATCTCGGTGGCGCTGATGCTGGCCGGGATCCGTCTCCCTCAGATTCTGATGACGGCCGTGAGCGGGTTCGGGAATATGGTCGGACCGGCGTCGATGCTGATCATCGGAATGGTGATCGCGGAAAGCGATCTGAGAGAAGTGTTCACGATGAGACAGGCCTGGCTGATCAACGCGGGCCGTCTTGTCGTGCTGCCGCTGATCGCGATGCTTCTTCTCTACGCCACAGGATGGCTTGCCGCGCATCCGGATCTGAAGCCGGTGATGCTGGTGCTGTTTATGGGGGCCGCGGCGCCTCCGGCCGCGACGGTGTCGCAGCTTGCCGTCCTTTATCAGAAGGAGCCGGTCAAGGCGAGCCGCTACAACGTGCTGGGCACGCTGCTCTGCGTCGTGACGCTGCCCGCGATGATCCTGCTGTTTCAGATGCTGTTCGGTGCGTGAGGGTGCGTTCCATGAGACTGTTTCATCTTTCGGATCTTCATATCGGGCTGAAGCTGGTCAATCATGATCTGAGAGAGGATCAGGAGGCGATCCTTTCGCAGATCGTGGAGATGGCAGCCGAAGAGAAGCCGGACACGGTGCTGATCGCGGGCGATCTTTATGACCGCGCGGTTCCGTCCGCGGACGCGGCGGAAGTATTCGATCATTTCATCTCGGCGCTGGCGGCTGCCGTTCCGGAAGCGGAGATCATGATGATCAGCGGAAATCATGACAGCGCGGCGCGGATCAATGTCTACCGGAGTATTCTGAGCCATCAGAGGGTTCATATGATCGGTATGCCTCCGCAGACGCCGGATGAGCGGATCGAGCAGGTTGTGCTGACGGATTCGTTCGGCCGGGTGCATTTCTATCTGATGCCTTTCGTTCGCCCTTCGATGGTGCGGGGCGTCATCGGTACAAATGAGGACGGGAGTCAGTTTTCCTATGACGAGACGGTTCGCCGGCTTCTGGCGCGGGAGGAGATCGACCGCTCGGAGCGGAATGTGCTTGTGAGCCATCAGTTCTATCTTCCCCGCGGAACGGATCCGGAGCAGATCGAGCGGATGGACTCGGAGATCAGAACGGTGGGAAACATTGACGCGGTGTACGCGGATGTGCTGGAACCTTTTGACTACGCGGCGCTGGGGCATATCCACAAGCCGATGAAGGTGGGTGCGGACCGGTTCCGCTACTGCGGCACGCCGCTGGCCTGTTCGGTGAGCGAGGCGGGTCAGCAGAAAGGTGTCATCGAGGCGGATCTGGGAGAAAAGGGAAATCTTTCAATCCGGGTGCTTCCGCTCAGGCCGCTTCATCAGGTCCGCGTGCTGGAGGGGTGTCTCGAGGAGGTGCTGGCACGGCCTTCGGAGGACTATGTGACCGTGACGCTCACCGATCCGGCGGATCTTAACGTGATCGACATGCAGGACCGTCTGAGGACGGCGTTTCCGAATCTGCTCGAGATCCGGAGGAAGACGCTTCGCGGACCTCTTTCCGCTGAAGCGCCGGCGGAGGCGGCGGAGCTGGATCCGATGGCGCTCTGCGACGCTTTTCTGGGCGGGATGGACGGACCGGACCGCGCGCTGCTGACGGATGTGATGAACACGGTGCGAACGTGACGAGGAGGCCGCTGATAACAGCGGACTCTGTTCGGGAGAGCGGGGGTCGGCAGGGGAAACGGATGGATCAGGAAGGAGGCACTGTGCGATGCGGCCGGTTAAACTTGTCATGGAGGCTTTCGGTTCGTACGGACAGCGGACGACGGTGGATTTTACAGCGCCGACGCAGAACCTTTTTCTGATCACCGGCGATACGGGCGCCGGAAAGACCACAATTTTCGACGCGATCGTGTTCGCACTTTACGGTCAGGCAAGCTCGGAGAGCAACCGGAAGGACGGCGCGGAGCTGCAGAGTCAGTACTCGGCGGTCAGCACGGAGCCGTTTGCCGAGCTGACTTTCTCCGAGGAGCGGGACGGCGGGATTCGGATCTATCAGGTCCGGCGGACGCCCCGCCATCTCCGTCCGCTGAAGAAGGGATCCGGCCTTCGGGAGGAGAAGGAGACGGTGACGCTTACGCTGCCGGACGGAACGGTTTTTCCGGGGAGCGCGAAGGAGACCGATGAGAAGCTGGTGGAGATCGTCGGCCTGACGAAAAGCCAGTTCATGCAGGTGGCGATGATCGCCCAGGGCGAGTTTATGACGCTGCTGAGGGCGAAGTCGGATGAGCGGAAGCTGATTTTCCGGCGTCTGTTCGGCACGGAATTCTATCAGGCGATGGTGGATGAGCTGGCGCGGCGGAGAAAGGAGTCGCTGGCCGGTATGGCCCGGATCCATACCGCCGTGCAGACCGAGACGGCCCATGTGACAGTGCCGGAGGACGATCCGGAGGCGGAGGAGATCAATGCGCTGAAGGATTCGATTCTTTCCGGGGATCATCTGCAGGTGACGGTGTTCGAGCCGTTTATGGAGAAGCTGAAGGTGCTCTGCGTAAGGCTCGACGCGCGGTATGAAGGCCTCAGAAGCGCGTATGAGGAGGCGCGGCGCGCGCGCGATCAGCGCTACGCCGCGTGCACGGCCGCGAAGGATCTGCTCCGCTGGTTCGGTCAGAGGGAGCAGGCGGACCGTGAGCTGGCTGCTCTGGCTGCCGGAGCGGATGCGGTCCGCGCGGACGAGGAGCGGATGCGGAGGATCGCGGCCGCCTATGACGTGAAGGCGGCAGCGGAACTGAACGAGGAGGCGCAGCGGCAGCTGAAGGCGGAGGAGACGGACCGCGCGGCGCAGCAGGAAGCGCTGCCGGAGCTTAAGGAGGCCGCCGTGCGGGCGGATACCGCCGAGGCGGAGGCGCGCGCGGCCAGAGAGCAGGCGCTTTCGGACTGGAGCCGCGTTTCCGATCAGGCGGGCAAGGCGCTGGATACCTTCGCGAGAATCAGAGAAGCGAAGGCGGACGAAAAGCGGGCCGGTGAGGCTGGAAAGAGAGCGGAGGCCTCCGCGGCGAAGGCTTCCGCGGACCTGGATGCGCTGGGAAAGCAGGAGGCCGTCTGGCGGAAGGAGTCGGAACGGCTGAAGGACGCGCCGATGCGCTTCGCGCTGTGGAGAAGGGAAGCGGACGAGGCGAACGCGCTCGCGAAGGAACTGAAGGCGCTTCGCGTTTCCGGAAAGGAGACGGAGGCACAGACGGAGCGGGCCGCGGCGGCGAGACACGCCTACGGGCTGGCCCGTGAGCGGTATCTTGAAGGCTACGCGGCGTACGGGAAGCAGCGGGTGGCGTTTCTGGATGCACAGGCCGGTTTTCTCGCCCGGGAGAAGCTGCGGGACGGCGAGCCCTGTCCGGTCTGCGGCTCGATTGACCATCCGCATCCCTGTCCTCTGGCGGACGGAGATGTGCTGACGCGGGAGGAACTGGACCGTCTTGAGGCAGAGACTACGCGTCTTCAGGAGGCGCAGCAGAAGGCGGCGGAAGCTGCGCAGGCGGAAGCGGAGGTGCTTTCGGAGAGAAAAAGGCAGCTGTCGGCGGCTCTTGACGCGTTTGCCGGAAGGATCCGCGCGGCGGAGCGTCGGATGGCCGGGAATGAGCCGCAGAGCGCGGACGCAGCCGGTGCAGGCAGGACGGGCTATGCAGACCCGGAGGGAAACACTTGCCGGGCGGACACGGCCGGCGTGAGCGGATCGGGGATCGCCGGACAGGAGAGGAAGGAACAGACGGATGCGGCTGATGGAGAGCCGCAGAGCATGAAGACGGGACCTGCGGGGAGCCCGGGAACGGCTGATGAAGCGATCCAAGATCCGGAGGAAGCGGCCGCGCATCTGAACGCGCTGATCGGGGCGCTTCGCGCGGAAGAGAGTGTGCGGAAGGAGGAATGCCGGAAGGCTGAGGAGGTACAGCGACTCCTTGACGGCGCGGCCGCGCGCCGGACGGAGCTGGAGAAGGCGGCCGGAGACGCGCAGTCCGCGCTGGCGGAGGCGCAGGCGGCGGGTTCGGCGGCGGAAGCCGCCCTCGCCGCGCTTTCCGCTTCACTCACGTTCCCGACGGAAGAAGAGGCGGCGAAGGAACTGGCCGCCGCCGGAGCGGCGAAGGAACGGGCGGAGCAGGAGGCCGGGCGGGCGCAGGCGGAGGCATCCGCCCGCCGCACCGCCCGGGACCGTGCCGCAGCGCTGATCGGCCGGTATGACGCGGAACTGCCGGATCTCCGTGCGCGCGCAGCCGGCCGGGAGCGCGCGTACCGCGCGGCGATGGAGGAGCGGAAGCTGACGGAGGCGGACTGGCGCGCGCTGACCGCGCGTTACCCGAAGACGGAAATCGAGACGATCCGCGAGCGGGCGGACGACTGGCGGCGGCGTCAGGCGGCCGCGGAGCGGCTGCGCTCCGCCGCCGTCCAGGCCATCGGCGGAGCGGCAAAGCCGGATCCGGAGGCGCTGGAAGCGGCGCGGGCCGCCGCCGAGGCACGGAGGGCCGGGCTTGAGGCGGCTCTCGAAGCGTGCCGCGCGGAGCGGAGCGCGGACCGGACCGCGCTGGCGGCGCTGTCCTCCAGGATGGAGGAGAGGGCCGCGGCCGTGGATGCATTTTCCAGAACGGATTCGATGTACAGCCGGCTTGCGGGCAAGGTAAGCGGCTTCCGGATGGACATCGAGACTTATGTGCAGCGGTACTATCTCGAGAGGATTCTCCGCGCGGCCAATATCCGCTTCCGCGAGATGTCGGCGGGACAGTTCGAGCTGCGGATGTATGATCTTGAGAGGGCAGGCGAAGGCCGTAACCACGGTCTGGACCTGATGGTGTATTCCGCGGTGACCGGGCGGGTCCGGGATGTGCGGACGCTCTCCGGCGGCGAGTCGTTTATGGCGGCGCTGTCCCTGGCGCTCGGGATGGCCGACCAGATCCAGCAGAACGCGGCGTCGATTCATCTTGACATGATGTTCATCGATGAGGGCTTCGGTTCGCTGGACGATCATTCGCGGGACGAGGCTGTGAAGGTGCTGACGCAGATGGCCGGACGGACAAAGCTGATCGGCATCATCTCGCATGTGACAGAACTGCGGCAGGAGATCGGCAATCAGCTGATCGTGCGGCGGGACGAATCCGGAAGCCACGTGCGGTGGCAGCTGGACTGAGAAGCGGGGGCGCGGTGCGATTTCACGGAAAACAGGAGACGCAGCCGGGTCCGGGACAGCAGCCAGAGGGGCCGGGGAAACCCGCGGAGTCTTCTCTGGACAGCGCCGGACCCGGCGCACATGAGGTATCCTATGAAACGAAGAGGGTGGTATACGGCGGTGGTCTGCCTGATTCTGCTGACCGGCGTGGCGGCGCGGATCGCGTGGATCGGCGGGATGCCGGCGGGACTCAATCAGGACGAGGCGTCGATCGGCTATGAGGCGTACGCGCTGGTTCACGACGGTATCGACCGGAACGGCCAGAGCTGGCCGGTGCATCTGATTGCGTGGGGCAGCGGCCAGAACGCGCTCTATGCGTATCTTCTGATTCCGTTTATACGGCTTCTTGGCTGCACGCCGCTCGCGGTGCGGCTTCCGATGGCACTGATCGGATGTCTCTCGCTCGCCGTGGTCTGGCTTCTGATCCGCTCGCTTCTTCCGTCCGGATACGGAAGACCGCTGGCCCTTCTGCTCTTTGCCGTGAATCCCTGGCATATCATGAAGAGCCGGTGGGGGCTCGAGTCGAATCTGTTCCCGGACCTCGTGCTGTATGCGGCGGTGTTTCTCTATTTCGGGATAAAACGCGGAAAGCGGCGGTACGCGGCTCTGTCCGCCGTCCTGCTGGGGCTTTCGGCGTACGCCTACGGAACAAGTTATCTCTACATCCCCGCGGTGATTCTGGCGGCGTTTCTGCTCTTTCTGATT harbors:
- a CDS encoding TIGR01212 family radical SAM protein (This family includes YhcC from E. coli K-12, an uncharacterized radical SAM protein.) — translated: MRRNMKRILTVSEVLKAKYGVKVYRLSLQSGCTCPNRDGTVGTGGCTFCSAGGSGDFAAPMLPVEEQIRLARKLVDGKIPASVPMERRKYIAYFQSYTNTYGNTAYLENLFREALMRPEIVILSVGTRPDCLEDEKIDMLRRLQEESGKPVWVELGLQTIHERTAARIRRGYPLPVFEDAVRRLKAAGLTVIVHVILGLPGESREDMLDTVRYLAGLGRDRTDCGDGEAREQVFSEHDGQDEKKAAEHGGRPAQGRIDGIKLQMLHILKGTRMAEEYEADPFPVMSLDEYSDLIADCVRILPEHMVIHRLTGDGPKRLLIAPLWSADKKRVLNTIRRKLQQVQQGRLHH
- a CDS encoding glutaredoxin domain-containing protein, with amino-acid sequence MTITEFVYPGCPYCAQMRGILKELRDEIPEMQSVDIREIDEVADAETAGRYDYYYTPSFFAEDRKIYEAHPSRSRAEAKSMMKTALLNLL
- a CDS encoding sodium/proline symporter; this encodes MTGAQFLMLAAMGIYLIAMMGIGVRLSKKNETVGDFYLGGRKLGPLVTAMSAEASDMSSYLLMGLPGLAYLTGTADVGWTVIGLACGTYLNWLLVAKKLRRYTERTNSITLPEFFSNRYGDTKHVLTFLAAVWIIIFFVPYTASGFAACGKLFHSLFGVDYHLAMIISAIVIMFYTTSGGFLAASLTDFIQSIIMTIALLAVLGFGIWSAGGWDQVVARAQELPGYLSFTQSYNPVTGKAGTYTALTVVSTLAWGLGYFGMPHIQLRFMAIESEDKIALSRRVATVWVVISMAVAVLIGLVGHAMTEAGVIASLSGNASETVIVRISDVLSRHGILAAVTAGVVLSGILASTMSTSDSQLLAASSSVSNDILIRCLHAKIEEKKLLLISRISLLIIALVGVGIAWNPDSSVFGIVSFAWAGFGASFGPVMLLALFWRRSNRYGALAGMATGGLMIFIWKYCVRPLGGSFDIYELLPAFVLAIVVNVIVSLATPAPEEAVTKVFDEVKG
- a CDS encoding AEC family transporter, with the translated sequence MAMSLALMKNLISMMLMVVTGFGIVRVHFLKSADAGPLTKLTAYVLTPCLILQAFQRDITPEQKVGFFAAVAVSALIFALFILIAGLLRRTGRIDAIDEATLIYMNCGNLIMPLVQLTLGEEMVFYSCAIQVLFNLLAWSHGQSLFIGGGRLRPARLLLNPNVLAILISVALMLAGIRLPQILMTAVSGFGNMVGPASMLIIGMVIAESDLREVFTMRQAWLINAGRLVVLPLIAMLLLYATGWLAAHPDLKPVMLVLFMGAAAPPAATVSQLAVLYQKEPVKASRYNVLGTLLCVVTLPAMILLFQMLFGA
- a CDS encoding exonuclease SbcCD subunit D, giving the protein MRLFHLSDLHIGLKLVNHDLREDQEAILSQIVEMAAEEKPDTVLIAGDLYDRAVPSADAAEVFDHFISALAAAVPEAEIMMISGNHDSAARINVYRSILSHQRVHMIGMPPQTPDERIEQVVLTDSFGRVHFYLMPFVRPSMVRGVIGTNEDGSQFSYDETVRRLLAREEIDRSERNVLVSHQFYLPRGTDPEQIERMDSEIRTVGNIDAVYADVLEPFDYAALGHIHKPMKVGADRFRYCGTPLACSVSEAGQQKGVIEADLGEKGNLSIRVLPLRPLHQVRVLEGCLEEVLARPSEDYVTVTLTDPADLNVIDMQDRLRTAFPNLLEIRRKTLRGPLSAEAPAEAAELDPMALCDAFLGGMDGPDRALLTDVMNTVRT
- a CDS encoding AAA family ATPase; its protein translation is MRPVKLVMEAFGSYGQRTTVDFTAPTQNLFLITGDTGAGKTTIFDAIVFALYGQASSESNRKDGAELQSQYSAVSTEPFAELTFSEERDGGIRIYQVRRTPRHLRPLKKGSGLREEKETVTLTLPDGTVFPGSAKETDEKLVEIVGLTKSQFMQVAMIAQGEFMTLLRAKSDERKLIFRRLFGTEFYQAMVDELARRRKESLAGMARIHTAVQTETAHVTVPEDDPEAEEINALKDSILSGDHLQVTVFEPFMEKLKVLCVRLDARYEGLRSAYEEARRARDQRYAACTAAKDLLRWFGQREQADRELAALAAGADAVRADEERMRRIAAAYDVKAAAELNEEAQRQLKAEETDRAAQQEALPELKEAAVRADTAEAEARAAREQALSDWSRVSDQAGKALDTFARIREAKADEKRAGEAGKRAEASAAKASADLDALGKQEAVWRKESERLKDAPMRFALWRREADEANALAKELKALRVSGKETEAQTERAAAARHAYGLARERYLEGYAAYGKQRVAFLDAQAGFLAREKLRDGEPCPVCGSIDHPHPCPLADGDVLTREELDRLEAETTRLQEAQQKAAEAAQAEAEVLSERKRQLSAALDAFAGRIRAAERRMAGNEPQSADAAGAGRTGYADPEGNTCRADTAGVSGSGIAGQERKEQTDAADGEPQSMKTGPAGSPGTADEAIQDPEEAAAHLNALIGALRAEESVRKEECRKAEEVQRLLDGAAARRTELEKAAGDAQSALAEAQAAGSAAEAALAALSASLTFPTEEEAAKELAAAGAAKERAEQEAGRAQAEASARRTARDRAAALIGRYDAELPDLRARAAGRERAYRAAMEERKLTEADWRALTARYPKTEIETIRERADDWRRRQAAAERLRSAAVQAIGGAAKPDPEALEAARAAAEARRAGLEAALEACRAERSADRTALAALSSRMEERAAAVDAFSRTDSMYSRLAGKVSGFRMDIETYVQRYYLERILRAANIRFREMSAGQFELRMYDLERAGEGRNHGLDLMVYSAVTGRVRDVRTLSGGESFMAALSLALGMADQIQQNAASIHLDMMFIDEGFGSLDDHSRDEAVKVLTQMAGRTKLIGIISHVTELRQEIGNQLIVRRDESGSHVRWQLD